From one Azospirillum ramasamyi genomic stretch:
- a CDS encoding superoxide dismutase family protein, with protein MTRAHPPRIGTTKALLIAGLSLFAAPALAQQAAPAPAPAAQAAVADAQGKPLGTVTFTRFPHGILVHGQLEGLPPGWHAIHIHENGACTPDFKAAGGHFGAQGSKHGLESEHMHYGELPNIWANEAGKAGFEAITHTVTLTDGPDGLFKQGGTSIVVHAEPDDYLSQPAGNSGDRIACGVIKKP; from the coding sequence ATGACCCGTGCCCACCCGCCCCGGATCGGGACGACGAAGGCCCTGCTGATCGCCGGCCTGTCGCTGTTCGCCGCCCCGGCCCTGGCCCAGCAGGCGGCCCCGGCTCCCGCTCCCGCCGCCCAGGCCGCCGTCGCCGATGCCCAGGGCAAGCCGCTGGGGACCGTCACCTTCACCCGCTTCCCGCACGGCATCCTGGTCCACGGCCAGCTCGAAGGGCTGCCGCCGGGCTGGCACGCCATCCACATCCATGAAAACGGCGCCTGCACGCCCGACTTCAAGGCGGCCGGCGGCCATTTCGGCGCCCAGGGCTCCAAGCACGGCCTGGAATCCGAGCACATGCACTATGGCGAGCTTCCCAACATCTGGGCCAACGAGGCCGGCAAGGCCGGGTTCGAGGCGATCACCCACACGGTCACCCTGACCGACGGGCCGGACGGCCTGTTCAAGCAGGGCGGCACCTCCATCGTCGTCCATGCCGAGCCCGACGACTATCTCAGCCAACCCGCCGGCAACTCGGGCGACCGCATCGCCTGCGGCGTGATCAAGAAGCCGTAA
- a CDS encoding DEAD/DEAH box helicase: MTEFSGLGLIEPLLRAVAEEGYSTATPIQAGAIPLLLAGRDVLGLAQTGTGKTAAFTLPILQRLFQNKKRVAAKSPRVLILTPTRELALQIGDSFTTYGRHLPIRRTVIHGGVGQSPQVAAIARGTEVLIATPGRLLDLMAQNHVRLDQIEVFVLDEADRMLDMGFIRDVRKVVAVLPKERQTLLFSATMPDAVVDLANSILTDAERIEVTPQSTTVERINQRVLFVERSDKRRLLADLLEDSAMARTIVFARTKHGADRIADHLKKAGIAADAIHGDKSQSARVRALESFRSGELRALVATDIAARGIDIDGISHVINFDLPNEPESYVHRIGRTARAGTDGSAVSFCDHEEVGYLKDIEKTIRQPIPADATHPYHAVEVAQIHASSKPPPRPKAPGSNRNQNNRNQQQARSGNAGSNAAPKPAAPKAAQPKPAAKAPQKTPQKAGKPAGAPRPDAARNDQNRHDRRPAPHAVSHGNAHGNSNHGGGKQAPRAAGTPGGNTPLRRKPNAA, encoded by the coding sequence ATGACCGAATTTTCCGGCCTCGGCCTGATCGAGCCTCTTCTGCGCGCCGTCGCGGAGGAGGGATACTCCACGGCCACGCCGATCCAGGCCGGCGCGATCCCGCTCCTGCTGGCCGGCCGCGACGTTCTGGGCCTCGCCCAGACCGGCACCGGCAAGACCGCGGCCTTCACGCTGCCCATCCTGCAGCGGCTGTTCCAGAACAAGAAGCGCGTGGCCGCCAAGTCGCCGCGCGTGCTGATCCTGACCCCGACGCGGGAACTGGCGCTGCAGATCGGCGACAGCTTCACCACCTACGGCCGCCATCTGCCGATCCGCCGCACCGTCATCCACGGCGGCGTCGGCCAGAGCCCGCAGGTTGCCGCCATCGCCCGCGGGACCGAGGTGCTGATCGCCACCCCCGGCCGCCTGCTCGACCTGATGGCGCAGAACCATGTCCGCCTCGACCAGATCGAGGTGTTCGTGCTGGACGAAGCCGACCGCATGCTCGACATGGGCTTCATCCGCGACGTGCGGAAGGTGGTCGCGGTGCTGCCGAAGGAACGGCAGACGCTGCTGTTCTCGGCCACCATGCCGGACGCCGTGGTCGACTTGGCCAACAGCATCCTGACCGATGCCGAACGGATCGAGGTGACGCCGCAATCCACCACGGTGGAGCGCATCAACCAGCGGGTCCTGTTCGTGGAGCGCAGCGACAAGCGCCGCCTGCTGGCCGATCTGCTCGAAGATTCGGCGATGGCCCGCACCATCGTCTTCGCCCGCACCAAGCACGGCGCCGACCGCATCGCCGACCACCTGAAGAAGGCGGGCATCGCCGCCGACGCCATCCATGGCGACAAGTCGCAGTCGGCCCGCGTCCGCGCGCTGGAAAGCTTCCGCAGCGGCGAGTTGCGGGCGCTGGTGGCGACCGATATCGCGGCCCGCGGCATCGACATCGACGGCATCAGCCACGTCATCAACTTCGACCTGCCGAACGAGCCGGAAAGCTACGTCCACCGCATCGGCCGGACCGCCCGCGCCGGCACCGACGGCAGCGCGGTGTCCTTCTGCGACCATGAAGAGGTCGGCTATCTGAAGGATATCGAAAAGACGATCCGCCAGCCGATCCCGGCCGACGCCACCCACCCCTACCATGCGGTGGAGGTGGCCCAGATCCACGCCTCCAGCAAGCCGCCGCCCCGCCCCAAGGCGCCGGGCAGCAACCGCAACCAGAACAACCGCAACCAGCAGCAGGCCCGCTCTGGAAACGCCGGCTCCAATGCCGCGCCGAAGCCGGCGGCGCCCAAGGCCGCGCAGCCGAAGCCTGCCGCCAAGGCCCCGCAGAAGACCCCGCAGAAGGCTGGCAAGCCGGCCGGCGCGCCGCGGCCGGACGCCGCCCGCAATGACCAGAACCGGCATGACCGCCGCCCGGCCCCGCATGCCGTTTCGCACGGCAACGCCCATGGCAACAGCAACCATGGGGGCGGCAAGCAGGCCCCGCGCGCGGCCGGCACCCCCGGCGGCAACACCCCGCTGCGCCGCAAGCCCAACGCCGCCTGA
- the gstA gene encoding glutathione transferase GstA → MKLYYKPGACSLSPHIVLREAGLPFELVKVDLVAKTMPDGSDFRAVNPKGQVPTLALDEGGILTEGAVIVQYIADKAPGSGLIPPAGTMERYRVQELLNFIGAELHKGVVPLFPMLKDVVSDTHREFAAKVLNGKLSVLNQELEGKAYLTGDVFTVADAYAYTVLSWMPRIGFDLSAFPALVAFSERVGARPAVQAAHAAEAQG, encoded by the coding sequence ATGAAGCTCTATTACAAGCCGGGTGCCTGTTCGCTGTCGCCGCACATCGTCCTGCGCGAGGCCGGGCTGCCCTTCGAGTTGGTGAAGGTCGATCTGGTCGCCAAGACCATGCCCGACGGCAGCGATTTCCGTGCGGTGAATCCGAAGGGGCAGGTTCCGACCCTGGCGCTCGACGAGGGCGGCATCCTGACCGAGGGCGCCGTGATCGTGCAGTACATCGCCGACAAGGCGCCGGGCAGCGGCCTGATCCCGCCGGCCGGCACGATGGAGCGCTACCGCGTCCAGGAACTGCTGAACTTCATCGGGGCGGAGTTGCACAAGGGCGTCGTGCCGCTGTTCCCGATGCTGAAGGACGTGGTGTCCGACACCCACCGCGAATTCGCCGCCAAGGTGTTGAACGGCAAGCTGTCGGTGCTGAACCAGGAATTGGAGGGCAAGGCCTATCTGACGGGAGACGTCTTCACCGTTGCCGACGCTTATGCCTACACGGTGCTGAGTTGGATGCCGCGCATCGGCTTCGACCTGTCGGCCTTCCCTGCTCTGGTCGCCTTCAGCGAACGTGTCGGCGCGCGTCCGGCGGTGCAGGCGGCGCATGCCGCGGAAGCCCAGGGCTGA
- a CDS encoding methyl-accepting chemotaxis protein, with the protein MNNLDRLRFASERALLAYLWSYVPILALLSWSMDRGWVIPALALLVTAGATLGRFSANGATRRSLSAVALMLQSALVVAAGEGQPWQVDLHFLFFANLAALIAFIDVGALVMATLTVAAHHLILNFLLPYALLPEGGNLLRVLFHAAAVLVEVTVLVAVAWKGQGLLNSLEATLATAEEARRQAELLAAEQRATEERAGEERRRTLAEVAGRLQAVIGASADQILTESDALSGDSHAVASTIGSTRVQLGEALRSIGGAVERTHDMTAAADQLAGSTGIIRGQLDRATGIVSTASRQASATREIVSLLEGTAAQIEDITRLIGDIASQTNLLALNATIEAARAGEAGKGFAVVAGEVKQLASQTARATDDIARQVADIQASSRRTAQAIGEIVDTIGSMNEVTVGIADAIEQQGYAAQSIIGRIQATAEEARDLASTVEGVRAVADGSGSAAEAMERRLDVVRRSAAQLRSDVASLASSIRAA; encoded by the coding sequence ATGAACAATCTCGACCGCCTTCGCTTCGCCAGCGAGCGGGCGCTTCTCGCCTATCTGTGGAGCTATGTGCCGATCCTGGCCCTGTTGTCCTGGTCGATGGACCGGGGTTGGGTCATTCCGGCACTGGCCCTGTTGGTCACGGCCGGCGCGACGCTGGGGCGGTTCTCGGCCAACGGCGCCACGCGGCGCAGTCTTTCGGCGGTGGCGCTGATGCTCCAGAGCGCCCTGGTCGTCGCGGCGGGGGAGGGCCAGCCCTGGCAGGTCGATCTGCATTTCCTGTTCTTCGCCAATCTGGCGGCGCTGATCGCCTTCATCGACGTCGGCGCTCTGGTGATGGCGACGCTGACCGTTGCGGCGCATCACCTGATCCTGAACTTCCTCCTGCCCTATGCCCTGCTGCCGGAAGGCGGGAACCTCCTGCGGGTACTCTTCCATGCGGCGGCGGTGCTGGTGGAGGTGACGGTTCTGGTGGCGGTCGCCTGGAAGGGGCAGGGCCTGCTGAACAGCCTGGAGGCGACGCTCGCCACCGCCGAGGAGGCCCGCCGCCAGGCCGAGTTGCTGGCCGCCGAACAGCGGGCGACGGAGGAACGCGCGGGCGAGGAGCGCCGTCGCACCCTGGCCGAGGTGGCCGGCAGGCTGCAGGCGGTGATCGGCGCCTCCGCCGACCAGATCCTGACGGAGTCCGATGCGCTGAGCGGCGACTCTCACGCCGTCGCTTCCACCATCGGCAGCACGCGCGTGCAGTTGGGTGAGGCCTTGCGCTCCATCGGCGGCGCGGTGGAGCGGACGCATGACATGACGGCGGCGGCGGATCAGCTCGCCGGATCGACCGGCATCATCCGCGGGCAACTCGACCGCGCCACCGGAATCGTCTCCACCGCCAGCCGGCAGGCGTCGGCGACACGGGAGATCGTCTCCCTGTTGGAAGGCACCGCCGCCCAGATCGAGGACATCACCCGCCTGATCGGCGACATCGCCAGCCAGACCAACCTTCTGGCGCTGAACGCGACCATCGAGGCGGCGCGGGCCGGCGAGGCGGGCAAGGGCTTTGCCGTCGTCGCCGGCGAGGTCAAGCAACTGGCCAGCCAGACCGCGCGGGCGACCGACGACATCGCCCGGCAGGTGGCGGACATCCAGGCTTCGTCCCGGCGCACCGCGCAGGCCATCGGCGAGATCGTCGACACCATCGGCAGCATGAACGAGGTGACCGTGGGAATCGCCGATGCGATCGAGCAGCAGGGATATGCCGCCCAGTCGATCATCGGCCGGATCCAGGCTACGGCGGAGGAGGCCCGCGATCTGGCGTCGACGGTGGAGGGGGTGCGCGCGGTCGCCGACGGCTCCGGTTCCGCGGCGGAGGCGATGGAGCGGCGGCTGGACGTGGTGCGACGGAGTGCCGCCCAGCTGCGGAGCGATGTGGCCTCGCTCGCCAGCTCGATCCGGGCGGCGTGA